The following coding sequences lie in one Candidatus Binatia bacterium genomic window:
- a CDS encoding aldo/keto reductase has translation MGKLVFAAWVATVLLSWAVLGPYLGYLIEGYDSSQLGKVPLVLLLVCVLGSVAGTVAWARKLRNRQTESTASPQRRVLLGSLGTASGLAATLGAAIAPNSRWYSTTVKNIFLPSPSYKADRYHSDWEGTQIAAYRRLGRTEAMVSDISIGTGSSSGGRMTPAIAREAIERGMNYFDTAPDYSETGSETVLAEAMKGYREQIFLATKFCTTSGHLGPGTSVRDYMAAVEGSLQRLQTDYVDLVHIHSCNTVERLMDENVHEAFDRLRDQGKAKFLGVSTHTPDLEPVARAAIESDRFDVLMLAYHHGAWPSLQAIIDEAAANDIGVVAMKTLRGGLHQGLDWSRDEADSFTQASFKWVLANPSVSCLVISLWERAQLDEFFFASGQVPTREDFALLDRYAELTQATHCRPHCGICLDSCPENLAIADVLRHKNYYESFGAQKEAMRLYAQLEPKADACLSCPAPCAGACPYEIPIAEHTRAADRLLRLA, from the coding sequence ATGGGAAAACTCGTTTTCGCAGCCTGGGTCGCTACCGTGCTCTTGTCATGGGCCGTCCTTGGACCCTATCTCGGCTATTTGATCGAGGGGTACGACAGCAGCCAATTGGGCAAGGTGCCGCTGGTCCTTCTGCTGGTATGCGTTCTCGGGTCTGTGGCCGGCACGGTCGCATGGGCGCGCAAACTCCGGAATCGTCAGACCGAAAGCACCGCCAGCCCGCAACGGCGAGTTCTTCTCGGCTCGCTCGGCACCGCCAGCGGTCTGGCCGCTACCCTGGGTGCGGCCATCGCACCCAATTCCCGATGGTACTCGACCACCGTCAAAAATATCTTCCTTCCAAGCCCCTCCTACAAGGCCGATCGCTACCACTCGGATTGGGAGGGAACGCAGATCGCGGCCTATCGCCGCCTCGGACGAACCGAAGCCATGGTTTCGGATATCTCGATCGGTACTGGTTCCTCGAGCGGCGGTCGGATGACGCCCGCGATTGCCCGCGAAGCGATCGAGAGGGGCATGAACTACTTCGATACCGCCCCGGACTATTCCGAAACGGGGTCCGAGACCGTGCTCGCCGAGGCCATGAAAGGATATCGCGAGCAAATTTTTCTCGCGACCAAATTCTGCACCACCAGCGGTCACCTCGGGCCCGGCACCTCCGTCCGGGACTATATGGCGGCGGTGGAAGGCAGCCTCCAACGACTGCAGACCGACTACGTTGACCTGGTGCATATCCACTCGTGCAATACGGTCGAGCGGCTTATGGACGAGAACGTTCACGAGGCCTTCGATCGCCTGCGCGATCAGGGAAAGGCAAAATTCCTCGGGGTCTCGACCCATACGCCCGATCTCGAGCCGGTCGCGCGCGCCGCTATCGAAAGCGACCGTTTCGACGTTCTGATGCTGGCCTATCATCACGGCGCCTGGCCGAGCCTGCAGGCGATCATCGATGAGGCCGCCGCCAATGATATCGGCGTAGTCGCGATGAAGACCCTCCGCGGGGGACTGCACCAGGGACTCGATTGGTCGCGCGACGAGGCCGACAGCTTCACTCAAGCCTCCTTCAAATGGGTCCTCGCCAACCCGAGCGTCTCATGTCTGGTGATCTCGCTATGGGAGCGCGCCCAACTCGACGAGTTTTTCTTCGCATCCGGACAGGTGCCCACCCGCGAGGACTTCGCCCTGCTCGACCGCTACGCCGAGTTGACGCAGGCGACACACTGCCGCCCCCATTGCGGCATCTGCCTCGACAGCTGCCCGGAGAACCTCGCCATCGCCGACGTCCTCCGTCATAAAAACTACTATGAGAGCTTCGGGGCACAGAAGGAAGCCATGCGGCTTTATGCCCAGCTCGAGCCAAAGGCAGATGCCTGCCTCAGCTGCCCGGCACCCTGTGCGGGCGCCTGTCCTTACGAGATCCCGATCGCAGAGCATACGCGAGCAGCCGATCGTTTACTGCGCCTGGCCTGA